The proteins below are encoded in one region of Mus caroli chromosome 10, CAROLI_EIJ_v1.1, whole genome shotgun sequence:
- the Usp44 gene encoding ubiquitin carboxyl-terminal hydrolase 44 — MDRCKHVEQLQLAQGHSILDPQKWYCMVCSTTESIWACLSCSHVACGKYIQEHALKHFQESSHPVAFEVNDMYAFCYLCNDYVLNDNAAGDLKSLRSTLSAIKSKKDPCVVQSDSVLHSVDAQDHVYSLLDGTQSLPGNEDPMCAALWHRRRALMGKTFRIWFEQSAIGRKGQEPTQERMVAKREAKRRQQQELEQQMKAELESTPPRKSLRLQGSSEEAATIEIVPVQAPPPPPASPAKDKAALPTSEDRTFKKVSDSLIKRRPVVTPGVTGLRNLGNTCYMNSVLQVLSHLLIFRQCFLKLDLNQWLAVAASDKARSYKHSAVTEAAAQQMNEGQEKEKGFACSRHSGLSSGLSGGASKGRNMELIQPREPSSPYSSLCHELHILFQVMWSGEWALVSPFAMLHSVWKLIPAFRGYAQQDAQEFLCELLDKIQRELETTGTKLPALIPTSQRRLIEQVLNVVNNIFHGQLLSQVTCLACDNKSDTIESFWDLSLEFPERYQCSGKDAASQPCLVTEMLDKFTETEALEGKIYACDHCNSKRRKFSSKSVVFTEAQKQLMICHLPQVLRLHLKRFRWSGRNNREKIGVHVVFEETLNMEPYCCGETLNALRPECFIYNLSAVVIHHGKGFGSGHYTAYCYNSEGGFWVHCNDSKLSMCTMEEVRKAQAYILFYTQRVTENGHSKLLPPELLSNSQHPSKETDASSNEVLS; from the exons ATGGATAGGTGCAAGCACGTTGAGCAGTTGCAGCTTGCTCAAGGCCATTCCATCCTGGACCCTCAGAAATGGTACTGTATGGTCTGCAGCACAACCGAGTCCATTTGGGCTTGCCTCAGCTGTTCCCACGTTGCCTGTGGGAAATACATCCAAGAGCACGCACTGAAGCACTTTCAAGAAAGCAGCCATCCCGTTGCCTTCGAGGTGAACGACATGTACGCTTTTTGTTATCTTTGTAATGATTATGTCCTAAACGATAACGCAGCCGGAGACCTGAAGTCACTACGGAGTACACTAAGTGCAATCAAAAGTAAAAAGGACCCCTGTGTGGTTCAGAGTGACTCGGTTTTACATTCTGTGGATGCACAGGACCATGTTTACTCCTTACTCGACGGCACCCAATCTCTGCCTGGAAACGAGGATCCAATGTGCGCCGCCCTCTGGCACAGGAGACGGGCGCTCATGGGGAAAACCTTTCGAATTTGGTTCGAACAGTCAGCAATTGGAAGGAAAGGGCAAGAGCCAACTCAGGAGAGAATGGTAGCAAAACGAGAGGCGAAgagaaggcagcagcaggagtTGGAGCAGCAGATGAAAGCCGAGCTGGAAAGCACACCTCCGCGGAAGAGTTTACGCTTACAAGGCTCCTCGGAGGAGGCGGCCACAATCGAAATCGTGCCAGTGCAGGCGCCGCCCCCACCTCCCGCATCCCCAGCAAAGGACAAAGCCGCGCTGCCTACTTCGGAAGACaggacttttaaaaaagtaagtgaCTCCTTAATCAAACGAAGGCCCGTGGTAACTCCTGGTGTAACCGGACTGAGAAATTTAGGAAATACTTGCTATATGAATTCTGTTCTTCAAGTGTTGAGTCATTTACTCATTTTTCGACAGTGTTTTTTAAAGCTTGACCTGAACCAGTGGCTGGCTGTGGCTGCCAGCGATAAGGCCCGATCCTATAAGCACTCAGCCGTCACGGAGGCGGCGGCACAGCAAATGAACGAagggcaagagaaagagaaaggcttcGCATGCTCCAGACATTCGGGTTTATCCTCAGGCCTGAGCGGAGGGGCCTCAAAAGGTCGGAACATGGAGCTTATTCAGCCAAGGGAGCCCAGTTCCCCGTACAGTTCTCTCTGCCATGAATTGCATATCCTGTTCCAAGTCATGTGGTCTGGAGAGTGGGCCTTGGTCTCGCCGTTTGCCATGCTTCACTCCGTGTGGAAGCTGATCCCTGCTTTCCGCGGTTACGCCCAGCAGGATGCTCAGGAATTTCTTTGTGAACTTCTGGATAAGATACAACGTGAACTAGAGACAACCGGAACCAAGTTACCAGCCCTCATCCCCACTTCCCAAAGGAGGCTTATAGAGCAAGTTCTGAATGTGGTGAATAACATTTTTCACGGACAACTTCTTAGTCAG GTTACATGTCTTGCTTGTGACAACAAATCAGACACCATAGAATCCTTCTGGGACTTGTCCCTGGAGTTTCCAGAGAGATACCAGTGCAGTGGGAAAGATGCTGCCTCCCAGCCGTGCCTGGTGACTGAGATGTTGGACAAATTTACAGAAACAGAAGCTTTAGAAGGGAAAATCTACGCGTGTGACCACTGTAACT cAAAGCGTAGAAAGTTTTCGTCAAAATCAGTTGTATTCACAGAAGCCCAGAAGCAGCTTATGATATGCCATCTACCTCAGGTTCTCAGACTGCACCTCAAACGGTTCAG ATGGTCAGGACGTAATAACCGAGAGAAGATTGGTGTTCATGTTGTCTTTGAGGAAACCTTAAACATGGAGCCTTATTGCTGCGGGGAGACCCTGAACGCTCTCAGACCAGAGTGCTTTATCTATAATTTATCTGCTGTCGTAATTCACCATGGAAAAGGATTTGGCTCAGGACACTATACTGCCTACTGCTACAATTCTGAAGGAG GGTTCTGGGTCCACTGCAACGATTCCAAGCTGAGCATGTGCACGATGGAAGAAGTACGCAAGGCCCAAGCTTATATCTTATTTTATACTCAGCGAGTGACTGAGAATGGACATTCGAAACTCTTGCCTCCCGAGCTCCTGTCCAATAGCCAGCACCCCAGTAAGGAGACTGATGCCTCTTCTAATGAAGTCCTTAGCTGA